The Candidatus Delongbacteria bacterium genomic sequence ATAATAAACTTTTTATTTCTGGAATGGCCGGTAATGTAAGTCAAAATATGATGGTTAAAGAAAGTATCTCCGGAGACATTTCTGATTATGAAAAACTAGGTATAGATTTGGCCGAAAAGATTTTATGTTCATGCGATGAGAGGGGAATTGAGTTATTCAAAAATTAATATTTTATCCACAAGACCTTTTCATGAAGATGATAAACTTACAATACTCTTGAAAGAATCTGGATTTAATGTTGACAACATACCAGCTATTAGACTAGTTCCAAGAATTTTTGAAATCAAAAACGATTATGATTATGTAATTTTAACAAGTCCTGCTGCTGCAAATTTTTTCTTATCAAAATCAATTACTTCATCTAAAATTATTTCCATTGGAAAAGGCACAACTGATCAAATTGAGAAGTTTGGGGTAACGCCATTCATTACTCTAGAAAAATCATACAGCGAAGAAGTTTTATCCTTTTTAAAAACAATTGATCACGACTCAAGAAAGAAAATATTGTATCCAATAGGAAATTTAACCGAAAATTCAATATTAAATTGGAAGTTTAATTTTTTAGAAATTTCAAAACTGATAATTTATGAAAACTGTTCAGCAGAATATAATAATGAACTTAAAAAGAGGCTTGATTCCTCTTTTTACAATTTAGTAATTTTTACAAGCAGCTCTACGGTTGAAGTATTTTTCAATCTATATGGAATAAATAAAAAATACAGTATTGCAGTTATAGGAGATAAAACAGAAGCTAAACTAAATTCGCTCGGAATTAGAACGGACATAAAACCAATCTCACCGTCAATTGAATCTCTTTACAATTCAATAAAATTGTTTTTTAAAAAGTGCTAACTCCAAAAAATAGTAAAAAAATGCGTTACAAATTTACTCTGTTGAACAACCGAAAAAATGTAATACTGTCCGCTATAATTAATGACTAGGACATTATCTGTTCTATTATTGCAGATAAAAACGTAGAATTCATCATTATAAAATACGGACCCTCTGGTCTTATCTTGGAGAAAAGGATACATTCTTTTCTCAGATATTGCAGCGTTCAATATTAACTCTTGACTTAGCACGATTTTAGAAAAAAAATTTTTTACAATTAATTTTTCAAAATCAAAAACTATTGACTGATAGTATTTGGAAATAAAAGATAAATATAAAATGAAAAGCAATATAGATATTGCAACGCCTACTATCAAATCTAAACTAATGACTAAAACACATAAGAAAAGACTAGTAAAAAGTGTCCAAAATCCTTTAGATTTTGATAATTTTGTTATCCTAAATTCACAATCATACATAGCAGATCCAAAATAAAGTCCGGCTCTATCCGGACTTTATTAAAATTATTACATGGAGTGAATAGCTAATTTATGAATACCTTCAGCAGCTTCAATCACAGCTTCACTCAAAGTAGGATGAGAATGAACGGTATTTATAATCGTATCAAGATCAAAATTATTAGCTTTAACAAGGGTAATTTCGGAAAGAACATCTGATGCATGGGGTCCAATCACATGAGCACCAAGTATCTTTTTCCCTTCAGAATCGGTAATGATTTTCACAAATCCATCCTCCTCCCCTTGAGCCTTAGCCTTACCAATAGCAGCAAAACTAAATCGTGATACTTTAAAATCAGCTTTATTTTCTTTTAGAGCATTTTCTCGCTCTCCGACTGAAGCGATCTCTGGTGTTGTAAAAACTGCCGAAGGAATTGAATTATAATCAACACGAAATGGCTTTCCACAAATATCGCCCACTGCAGCAAGACCTTGAGCCGAAGCAGTATGAGCCAATAATAGTTTACCTGTAACATCACCAATTGCGTAAATATTATCTATATTAGTTTTCATACGATCATCTATTTGTACAAAACCCTTTTGATCTAATTGAATACCAACTTCTTCAAACCCAACACCCTTACTATTTATTGATCTTCCCAAAGCTGCTAACACTTTAGAATAAGTATTTGTTGAGCCATCATCAAAAGAAACACTTATTTCTCCATCTCGAATAACATCAATCTTTTCAACTTTTACACCTAGTTTTAGATCTATTCCTCTCTTTTTGAAAGAAGTTTGGAGAGTTCTTGAAACTTGATTATCTTCCACAGGTACAAGAAATTTTTGCATTTCAACTACAGTTACTTTTGATCCAAACTCATGAAACATGGAAGCAAATTCGACTCCTACAACACCACCACCAATTACAAGCAAATTTTCTGGAACATTGTTTAGATTTAGAGCTTCATTACTGGTAATTACATTTTCACCATCAATTTTTAAGAAAGGTAAATTAAGAGGTTCAGATCCTGTGGCAAGGATAATGTTCTTTCCAAAAATCTCTTCACCGCTGTCCAATTTGACACTTTTTTTTGAGGACAGTACACCGAAGTTATTAAAAACAGTAATTTTTCGACCTTTACATATCTTCTCGATTCCAGTAACCAACTCGTTTACTATTTTATTCTTTCTTTCTATAAGGGCTGGCATATCTACGCTTATTTTATCGCTGATAATTGCAAATTCAGAAGCCTTACTCATTTTGTGAAGAATGTCTGCTGTGCTAAGCATAGCTTTTGTTGGAATACATCCTCTATTAAGACAAGTTCCTCCTAGCTTATCTTTCTCTATAAGAGCGGTTTTCAAACCATACTGAGCAGCTCTTATTGCAGCTACATATCCTCCGGGACCACCACCTAACACTACCAAATCGAATTCCATATTTTACTCCATTTTTTTTTCTTAATATCGTTACTTTAATGATCAAAATGCAAACTTAATTATTATACAGATTATGAAAAATGAGTTTTATCAAAAAAAAAGATACAATTGATTTTTTTTATTTATATTACCTATGAAGCTGACCATATATAACTGAGTCAGTAGTTGAATTGTAAAAGAAGAGGTAGTTTATTTGAAGAAAATCTGCATAGTAGAAAACAATGAAATTATAATTGATTATTTCAATAG encodes the following:
- a CDS encoding uroporphyrinogen-III synthase, producing the protein MSYSKINILSTRPFHEDDKLTILLKESGFNVDNIPAIRLVPRIFEIKNDYDYVILTSPAAANFFLSKSITSSKIISIGKGTTDQIEKFGVTPFITLEKSYSEEVLSFLKTIDHDSRKKILYPIGNLTENSILNWKFNFLEISKLIIYENCSAEYNNELKKRLDSSFYNLVIFTSSSTVEVFFNLYGINKKYSIAVIGDKTEAKLNSLGIRTDIKPISPSIESLYNSIKLFFKKC
- the lpdA gene encoding dihydrolipoyl dehydrogenase; translation: MEFDLVVLGGGPGGYVAAIRAAQYGLKTALIEKDKLGGTCLNRGCIPTKAMLSTADILHKMSKASEFAIISDKISVDMPALIERKNKIVNELVTGIEKICKGRKITVFNNFGVLSSKKSVKLDSGEEIFGKNIILATGSEPLNLPFLKIDGENVITSNEALNLNNVPENLLVIGGGVVGVEFASMFHEFGSKVTVVEMQKFLVPVEDNQVSRTLQTSFKKRGIDLKLGVKVEKIDVIRDGEISVSFDDGSTNTYSKVLAALGRSINSKGVGFEEVGIQLDQKGFVQIDDRMKTNIDNIYAIGDVTGKLLLAHTASAQGLAAVGDICGKPFRVDYNSIPSAVFTTPEIASVGERENALKENKADFKVSRFSFAAIGKAKAQGEEDGFVKIITDSEGKKILGAHVIGPHASDVLSEITLVKANNFDLDTIINTVHSHPTLSEAVIEAAEGIHKLAIHSM